A part of Acidicapsa ligni genomic DNA contains:
- a CDS encoding MATE family efflux transporter translates to MSYWYRRVFQLAIPLILSNLTQPLLSTVDTILSGHLPGAAALGGVAMGGIFFNAVFWTFAFLRMSTTGLVAQARGAGQHDHLQLHFLRALVSAFLIGAIIVALRAPLISLSLHVLGAGNGVLQNAQIYCRIRIWAAPAALANYAILGYLLGRQRARTALLLQAMINAVNVGVALFLVLHLQWGLAGIATATMVADISGCVLGLAICYQLRPAQAQFRGQELVEKLLHGPSLRHLFTLNRDILLRTLGLVAAYGAFTRVGARAGDTVLAANAVLMNFHWIASYGLDGFANATEALVGEAIGARRIDHFRAVLRASTTAAFIVASVISLTWLGFGSRLIPLFTNQPEVRQLALQFLPWAVLLPVISVWGFQLDGVFIGATHARDLRDSMLLSLAGFLGLVFVLAPRFGNNGLWGAFAVFMSLRGLTLGMRLPRIYQMLARMPAQIPGLTP, encoded by the coding sequence ATGTCCTACTGGTATCGCCGCGTCTTTCAACTGGCAATTCCTCTTATCCTGTCAAATCTCACGCAACCACTGCTTTCGACAGTGGACACGATCCTTTCCGGGCATCTGCCTGGTGCTGCGGCGCTGGGTGGAGTGGCGATGGGCGGCATCTTCTTCAATGCCGTTTTCTGGACTTTTGCTTTTCTTCGTATGAGCACTACGGGGCTAGTCGCCCAAGCGCGAGGTGCTGGGCAGCATGACCATCTGCAACTTCATTTTCTACGCGCGCTGGTTTCTGCGTTCCTTATCGGAGCAATCATCGTTGCGCTGCGAGCGCCGTTGATTTCGCTTTCGCTTCATGTTCTTGGTGCCGGCAACGGCGTCCTGCAGAATGCGCAGATCTACTGCCGCATTCGCATATGGGCCGCGCCAGCAGCCCTGGCGAATTACGCCATCCTGGGCTATCTACTAGGGCGCCAGCGGGCACGCACTGCGCTACTGTTGCAGGCAATGATCAATGCTGTGAATGTAGGCGTCGCATTGTTTCTTGTGCTGCATCTTCAATGGGGCCTGGCGGGCATTGCAACGGCGACAATGGTTGCCGATATATCCGGATGCGTGCTTGGGCTCGCTATCTGCTACCAATTGCGACCGGCACAAGCGCAGTTTCGCGGGCAGGAACTGGTTGAGAAGCTTTTACATGGGCCCAGCTTGCGACATCTGTTCACGCTTAATCGCGATATCTTGCTGCGCACGCTCGGCCTGGTCGCTGCTTATGGTGCCTTTACTCGCGTCGGTGCCCGCGCCGGGGACACAGTGCTCGCGGCAAATGCAGTGCTGATGAACTTCCATTGGATCGCATCCTATGGTCTGGACGGCTTTGCCAACGCGACGGAAGCTTTGGTGGGCGAGGCCATTGGAGCACGCAGGATAGATCACTTTCGTGCCGTGCTGCGTGCGTCGACAACAGCAGCTTTTATCGTTGCCTCTGTAATTTCTCTTACATGGCTTGGCTTCGGCAGCAGACTGATTCCTTTGTTTACGAACCAGCCTGAGGTACGGCAGCTTGCTCTTCAATTTTTGCCGTGGGCTGTGCTGCTGCCTGTAATTTCGGTTTGGGGATTTCAGCTTGACGGCGTATTCATTGGCGCAACCCACGCTCGCGATCTTCGTGACAGCATGTTGCTTTCGCTGGCTGGATTTCTCGGACTTGTCTTCGTGCTTGCACCAAGGTTTGGCAACAATGGGCTGTGGGGCGCGTTCGCAGTGTTCATGTCTTTGCGTGGACTGACACTTGGAATGCGGCTGCCTCGTATCTATCAAATGCTTGCGCGAATGCCAGCGCAAATACCTGGGTTGACGCCCTGA
- a CDS encoding RNA polymerase sigma factor: MTQINMQINTDSKNPDSVLEMIARILAGEKQLFHTLIRPVERAVFVMLFMLLHNETDAEDAAQETFIKIYRNLHAFRGDAKFSTWALSIARNEGLALLRKRARRPEEPLESQLDESSGDFTPALLTDWREVPLEALERKELGQCIGRAILNLPPIYRDVVQLRDIDELDVQETATVLGITAGSVKVRLHRARAMLQKELAPVLQMFAPKKRGLFGRRV, translated from the coding sequence ATGACGCAAATCAACATGCAGATCAACACGGACAGCAAGAATCCAGACTCTGTTCTGGAGATGATAGCCCGCATACTGGCAGGCGAAAAACAGCTCTTCCATACTTTGATTCGTCCGGTAGAGCGCGCCGTCTTCGTCATGCTGTTTATGTTGTTGCACAATGAAACCGATGCTGAAGATGCGGCTCAGGAAACCTTCATCAAGATTTACCGCAATCTGCATGCGTTTCGCGGGGACGCTAAATTCAGCACCTGGGCACTCTCCATTGCTCGCAATGAAGGTCTAGCCCTGCTTCGGAAGCGCGCTCGTCGTCCTGAGGAACCACTTGAATCTCAGCTCGACGAATCCAGTGGAGACTTCACGCCCGCGTTGCTTACAGATTGGCGCGAAGTTCCGCTTGAAGCACTGGAGCGCAAGGAACTGGGGCAATGTATCGGTCGCGCTATCTTGAATCTGCCGCCAATTTATCGTGATGTAGTTCAGCTTCGAGATATCGATGAATTGGATGTTCAGGAAACAGCGACAGTACTTGGAATCACGGCAGGTTCGGTAAAAGTAAGACTGCATCGAGCACGCGCCATGTTGCAAAAAGAACTTGCCCCGGTCTTACAAATGTTTGCACCAAAGAAGCGTGGACTTTTCGGGAGGCGCGTATGA
- a CDS encoding anti-sigma factor family protein, whose translation MKIDCRHVWDYISAYIDGDVDSLLRAEIDRHLEHCEICSAVMDSTRNVVVLVADERIFEIPSGYEERLHQRLDAVLAAEP comes from the coding sequence ATGAAGATCGATTGCAGACACGTCTGGGATTATATCTCCGCATATATAGATGGAGATGTAGATTCCTTGCTGCGCGCCGAGATCGATCGTCACTTGGAGCACTGCGAAATTTGTTCGGCTGTAATGGATTCCACACGTAATGTTGTCGTGTTGGTGGCCGATGAACGTATCTTTGAGATTCCATCCGGTTACGAAGAACGGCTGCATCAGCGCCTCGACGCAGTTCTGGCGGCAGAGCCATAG
- the bufB gene encoding MNIO family bufferin maturase: MAGNRFNGFQNHGVGIGLRIPHYDHIFSHKPAVDWFEIISENYMIDGGRPLHMLDRIMEQYKVVQHGVSMYFGSSQAPDREHLSRLKTLTKRTHTPWLSDHLCWGSIDGTYSHDLLPLPYTWEAVEKTAARIREVQDFLEIPIAVENVSSYAEFTFSEMTEWEFLNEVVERADCGILLDVNNIYVSSVNHNFAPMDYVNAVPAERVAQIHIAGHSRYEKYILDTHDHPVIEPVWDLYARAIERCGPTPTLLEWDDRIPAFDEVHAEARKAEKYLQPAQSKELVPELIGAAK, translated from the coding sequence ATGGCGGGAAATCGATTCAACGGATTTCAAAATCACGGTGTAGGCATCGGGCTTCGCATCCCTCATTACGACCATATCTTTTCGCATAAGCCCGCCGTCGATTGGTTTGAAATCATCTCGGAAAATTACATGATCGATGGTGGTCGCCCGCTGCATATGCTCGATCGCATCATGGAGCAATACAAAGTCGTTCAGCACGGCGTCTCCATGTATTTCGGCTCGTCACAAGCTCCGGATCGTGAGCATCTCAGCCGACTCAAGACACTTACAAAGCGCACCCATACGCCCTGGCTCTCCGATCATCTCTGCTGGGGAAGCATCGACGGCACTTACTCGCATGATCTGTTGCCTCTACCCTACACGTGGGAAGCAGTAGAGAAGACGGCGGCCCGCATCCGCGAAGTGCAGGACTTTCTTGAGATCCCAATCGCTGTAGAAAATGTGAGCAGTTACGCCGAGTTCACCTTCTCTGAAATGACCGAATGGGAGTTCCTCAATGAAGTAGTCGAGCGCGCTGACTGCGGCATACTTCTCGATGTAAATAATATTTATGTCTCCTCGGTCAATCACAACTTTGCGCCCATGGATTATGTGAACGCAGTGCCTGCTGAGCGTGTTGCGCAAATCCACATCGCCGGTCACAGCCGCTACGAAAAGTACATCCTCGATACTCATGATCATCCCGTGATAGAGCCTGTATGGGACTTATACGCACGAGCCATAGAGCGCTGCGGACCTACGCCAACATTGCTCGAATGGGATGATCGCATCCCGGCATTTGATGAAGTTCACGCCGAGGCCCGCAAGGCTGAAAAGTATCTGCAGCCAGCCCAGTCAAAGGAACTTGTACCCGAATTGATTGGAGCTGCGAAATGA
- a CDS encoding HvfC/BufC N-terminal domain-containing protein, with product MNLEQLQRAMAAAVMQPLTRDEEMQSHDAAGRGMDEVASEFIKPNDRLTAFERLEIYNRQYWFRLQGTFAEDFPALRAVIGPERFEVLTNAYLEAHPSRSFSLRNLGSNLLEWLTSNPQWAGPQIALALDVVRVEWACIEAFDNAEYQPLNLAEISQLGADSKLTLQPHLQLLALSYPADSLVLELHQKQRRESSEAGTRSDIEDSIPYTRIRLRKRATWLAIHRADLSVYYKSLTRPEFLTLSALRNGSTLPDALEAGFEGSRMATATRINAVREWFTHWAELGWICRPEADTNSKLG from the coding sequence ATGAATCTCGAGCAACTGCAAAGAGCCATGGCCGCAGCCGTGATGCAACCACTTACTCGAGATGAAGAGATGCAATCGCATGACGCGGCCGGTAGAGGAATGGATGAGGTTGCTTCCGAGTTCATCAAACCCAATGATCGCCTGACTGCATTTGAGCGCTTGGAAATTTATAACCGCCAATACTGGTTTCGTCTCCAGGGAACCTTCGCTGAAGACTTTCCCGCGCTGCGCGCAGTGATCGGTCCAGAGCGTTTTGAGGTATTGACGAATGCTTATCTTGAGGCACATCCAAGCCGGTCCTTTTCTCTCAGAAATCTCGGCTCCAATCTGCTCGAATGGCTCACAAGCAATCCTCAATGGGCTGGCCCGCAAATAGCGTTAGCACTCGATGTCGTGCGTGTTGAGTGGGCATGTATTGAGGCCTTTGACAACGCAGAATATCAACCATTGAACCTCGCAGAGATCTCACAACTCGGCGCCGATTCAAAGCTGACATTGCAACCGCATCTTCAATTACTCGCGCTGAGTTATCCCGCTGACAGCCTTGTACTTGAGCTACACCAGAAGCAGAGGCGGGAATCGAGCGAAGCTGGAACTCGCAGCGACATCGAAGATTCCATTCCATATACACGGATACGTCTGCGCAAACGTGCGACGTGGCTGGCCATTCATCGTGCTGACCTATCGGTGTATTACAAGAGCCTTACGCGTCCGGAGTTTCTTACTCTCTCTGCACTGCGAAACGGTTCCACGCTCCCCGATGCTCTTGAGGCGGGGTTCGAAGGTTCACGCATGGCAACAGCCACCCGCATCAACGCCGTGCGCGAATGGTTTACTCATTGGGCTGAGCTTGGCTGGATCTGCCGACCGGAAGCCGATACTAATTCGAAATTAGGATAG
- a CDS encoding DoxX family protein has product MPNKSSLAHLGNLYASAVSFLNLGQPLLLLAVRLYWGWQLMQSGWGKLHHIAQVTDFFTSLGLPQPHLTAILVSLLELVGGALFTLGLGSRIISLMLFINMCVAYWTADREALGAIFSDPGKFYNADPYTFWFSSLMVLVFGPGVWAIDTLIRRFSRRETLDSTIY; this is encoded by the coding sequence ATGCCAAACAAATCATCTCTCGCACATCTCGGAAACCTCTACGCTTCAGCCGTGTCCTTCCTGAACCTCGGCCAACCCTTGCTGCTTCTGGCGGTCCGTCTTTATTGGGGATGGCAACTCATGCAATCGGGCTGGGGGAAATTGCATCACATCGCGCAGGTCACCGATTTCTTTACCTCGCTCGGCCTGCCGCAGCCTCACCTGACGGCCATTCTCGTCTCGCTCCTTGAACTCGTCGGAGGCGCTCTTTTCACCCTCGGTCTTGGCAGTAGAATCATAAGCCTGATGCTCTTTATCAACATGTGCGTCGCTTATTGGACGGCAGATAGGGAAGCGCTTGGCGCAATCTTCAGCGACCCAGGAAAGTTCTATAACGCCGACCCATATACCTTCTGGTTTTCGTCTCTCATGGTTCTTGTTTTTGGACCAGGAGTGTGGGCTATCGATACCCTGATTCGACGATTTTCCCGTCGCGAAACTCTTGATTCGACCATCTACTGA
- a CDS encoding glycosyltransferase, with the protein MRIAYVLTTLGIGGAEKQVISLAERMAAKGHIVTLILLKHSSAEEWPVKLPVMRLNMQKTPRSILNGLRFAAQFLAIFRPDVLHSHTFPANIFSRLLRWRGVTAATVNTIHNIYEGGWHRMLLYRMTDRFADVVTAVSLAAKARFIRTHAVAAKKMFLVTNGIDTAAFVPERSSRDNMRKQRHVVDAFVWLAIGRLVPAKDYPNLLRAFTIVRLQHSNAVLWIAGEGDQAGIESGPETMHEVHFLGLRRDIPTLLDAADGFVLSSAWEGMPLVMGEAMAMQKPIVATDVGGVRELLGETGEVVAAKNSQALAGAMLNTMAQSNRERREMGTRARERVSSLFSMDAKAEEWQSLYERVIAQEKE; encoded by the coding sequence TTGCGAATCGCGTACGTATTGACCACGCTCGGAATCGGCGGCGCGGAAAAACAAGTAATCTCTCTCGCTGAACGAATGGCCGCAAAAGGCCACATCGTCACGCTGATCCTTCTCAAACATTCCTCTGCTGAAGAGTGGCCGGTAAAGCTCCCGGTTATGCGTCTGAACATGCAGAAGACTCCACGCAGTATTTTGAATGGTCTGCGCTTCGCCGCGCAATTCCTCGCTATATTCCGTCCTGACGTCCTTCATAGCCATACATTTCCTGCGAACATATTTTCCCGGTTACTGCGATGGCGAGGTGTAACAGCGGCTACTGTGAATACCATCCACAATATTTACGAGGGTGGCTGGCATCGAATGCTGCTGTATCGAATGACCGACCGCTTTGCCGATGTCGTGACCGCTGTGAGTCTCGCGGCAAAGGCAAGGTTCATTCGCACACATGCAGTCGCGGCAAAAAAGATGTTCCTCGTCACCAATGGCATCGATACAGCAGCGTTCGTTCCTGAGCGTTCCAGTCGCGACAACATGCGTAAGCAAAGGCATGTTGTCGATGCATTTGTATGGCTGGCCATCGGCCGTCTTGTGCCCGCAAAGGATTATCCGAACCTGCTCCGCGCCTTCACAATCGTTCGTCTACAGCATTCAAACGCGGTCCTATGGATAGCTGGCGAAGGAGATCAAGCAGGCATTGAGTCGGGCCCAGAGACAATGCATGAAGTCCATTTCCTCGGGCTGCGACGCGACATTCCAACTCTGCTGGATGCTGCCGATGGCTTCGTCCTATCGTCTGCATGGGAAGGGATGCCGTTAGTCATGGGCGAAGCTATGGCCATGCAAAAACCAATTGTTGCAACTGACGTGGGCGGTGTCCGCGAGTTGCTGGGCGAGACCGGAGAGGTAGTTGCAGCAAAGAACAGTCAGGCACTGGCAGGCGCAATGTTAAACACAATGGCCCAATCAAATCGAGAGCGTCGCGAGATGGGAACCCGCGCCAGAGAGCGCGTTTCGTCGCTTTTCTCAATGGATGCGAAAGCAGAGGAATGGCAATCTCTATACGAACGCGTCATAGCTCAGGAGAAGGAATGA
- a CDS encoding glycosyltransferase family 39 protein translates to MSKLQKHLQNLIVDKKNIRHSLAVAAILRVILMLITYLRTGTAVMTQGDTASYLEPGRNLILHGMYTSGGLPEIDRTPGYPLFVNLTGMLFNNALTVVVCQIALSLISLILISRITTRTFRNQRAGMIAAWLYAIEPVSLMYTTRLMPETLFTALLLLVIDRLLAYRSSGKIRAIAMAGLALAAATYVRPVSYYLVFALAIGLAIITAAGKPNWWKSPAVLLLTCLPLLVLWQVRNGIETGYHGFSSIVEKNLYFYQSAEITAELNHISLLEQQSRLAYSDESRFLAIHPELRNSSQAQRLSMMHHDAATILTANRLLYLKSHMAGVGVVAFTPCAAELLELLGAYPSDHAMPRRVLNEGILHSLIVVIALHPAVAATMCVLEGILLLLYVLSVIGIGKGSADRYCLAVLIGVAMYFLLISGGAQAVGRYRLPIMPVICVLAAGGITTLQSKKRGVSTTDPTPVF, encoded by the coding sequence ATGAGCAAGTTGCAAAAGCATCTCCAGAACTTGATCGTAGATAAGAAGAACATCCGTCACTCCTTAGCGGTCGCCGCCATTCTACGTGTGATCCTGATGCTCATTACGTATCTGCGCACCGGAACAGCCGTCATGACCCAGGGCGATACGGCCAGCTATCTTGAGCCGGGCCGCAATCTTATCCTGCATGGTATGTATACCAGCGGAGGTCTGCCTGAAATCGATCGCACGCCAGGCTATCCGCTGTTTGTAAATCTCACGGGGATGTTGTTCAACAACGCTCTCACCGTAGTTGTCTGTCAGATTGCGTTGTCTTTAATCTCACTCATTCTTATAAGTCGAATCACGACTCGAACTTTTCGCAATCAACGCGCAGGCATGATTGCAGCATGGCTTTATGCCATTGAACCAGTGTCTCTCATGTATACAACACGGCTCATGCCGGAGACGCTTTTTACCGCGCTATTATTACTCGTAATCGACCGGCTGCTCGCCTATCGCTCATCTGGAAAGATACGCGCAATCGCAATGGCCGGGCTCGCACTTGCAGCGGCAACTTATGTACGCCCGGTCAGTTACTATCTCGTATTTGCATTGGCAATCGGACTGGCAATCATAACTGCGGCAGGGAAGCCCAACTGGTGGAAGTCTCCTGCTGTTCTGCTTCTGACCTGTCTCCCATTGCTTGTCTTGTGGCAGGTTCGTAACGGGATTGAAACGGGCTATCACGGCTTCTCCAGCATCGTCGAAAAGAACCTCTACTTCTATCAGTCAGCAGAGATCACTGCCGAGCTAAACCACATCTCGCTGCTTGAACAGCAGAGCAGGCTGGCCTATTCCGATGAGTCAAGATTCCTTGCGATTCATCCTGAACTACGTAACAGCAGCCAAGCCCAGCGGCTATCGATGATGCATCACGACGCGGCGACGATCCTTACCGCGAACCGCTTACTCTATCTCAAGTCGCACATGGCAGGCGTGGGCGTTGTAGCCTTTACTCCCTGCGCGGCAGAGTTGTTGGAACTGCTCGGTGCATACCCCAGCGACCATGCAATGCCTCGCCGCGTCCTGAACGAAGGCATCCTGCATTCCCTCATTGTTGTAATTGCCTTACATCCAGCTGTGGCAGCTACGATGTGCGTTCTTGAAGGAATACTGTTGCTGCTCTACGTCTTGTCTGTGATTGGAATAGGGAAGGGTTCTGCGGATCGATATTGTCTTGCAGTTCTCATTGGAGTCGCAATGTATTTTCTCCTGATCTCAGGAGGTGCTCAGGCGGTCGGACGTTATCGTTTGCCCATCATGCCTGTGATCTGTGTACTGGCGGCGGGAGGAATTACGACATTGCAAAGCAAAAAACGTGGGGTCTCAACCACTGACCCCACGCCTGTTTTTTAG
- a CDS encoding TonB-dependent receptor has translation MYSKRTYSIAILGGLLLLAHYGIAQTTPQAPATIAGNATSQASVHGTVTDPSGALIPGTTVTVNDAGGKIVAKATADAAGKYEIHTLAPGAYSIMAVTDGFAPFSSQAITLTAGQVKRIDISMAIQTEQQNVVVTDETPTVSVDADSNANSLVIKGKDLEALSDDPDELSNELSALAGPSAGPNGGQIYIDGFSNGQLPPKSSIREIRVNQNPYSAEYDRLGFGRIEILTKPGTDKLHGQFLIQGNDSSFNTGNPFTKTTEPYDSYQYNGTLNGSLSKKASFFVSAEHRAINNLTVYDTPIGSGSISNPRSRTNVSPRIDLQLGQKNTLTMRYQLFRNSESGELGATQTPDGATSETSTDNNIQISDTQIINDHIVNETRFQYEHSISSTTPVSSTPTINVNNSFSTGGASGQSSHDHTDNLEFQNLTTMSLGKHAIKFGTRLRDSRDANSANSGFNGNFTFDTLADYQNAIAHPTTANPSQLTYATGVQGAVANLFDAALFVQDDWKFNRNLTLSGGLRWESQNHVSDHSDWAPRVSMAWALDGRHGKQAKTVLRAGYGIFYDRMLVPDFLTINRASIQEQFTLAPPTDGSDPTYLANCFQASQTTFNPTTCGTGTVAARSKYEVAPNYRSPYTQQFGASLERQVSKAQTATLTYLHSTGVHQLVEINANAPYFPDYNAALGNVYQFFPEGVFKQDQLILNTNARFSPNFNVFGFYTLSFANSNGAAGSTASNSLNLSQDYGRAGFVSRNSLFLVGSYSGPWGIRFNPFLVAQSGKPFNIVVANDLNGDTFRNDRPGLVASSNCTPDSMQYKQTSYGCLDTTPVAGEKLIAMNAGNGPAAVAVNLRVSRSFGIGPKLVKADPNANQGGQGGGPQGGRGNGGGGGGRGGPGGGFGPGGFGGGGRGGPGGMFGSTASNRRYNLNFSVQALNLFNNIDYGTPNGTAIAPGVLAKDNTTDIFGKSQSLAQGIFSQGSAARRVFLQAVFSF, from the coding sequence GTGTACTCAAAACGAACATACTCGATAGCTATTCTAGGCGGCCTACTTTTGCTGGCGCACTATGGGATAGCTCAAACAACACCTCAAGCGCCGGCTACGATTGCTGGAAACGCGACTTCGCAGGCCTCTGTACATGGAACGGTCACAGATCCGTCCGGTGCTCTGATTCCCGGAACCACCGTGACGGTGAATGACGCAGGGGGCAAGATTGTCGCCAAAGCGACGGCCGACGCAGCGGGAAAATATGAGATCCACACGCTGGCTCCGGGTGCTTATTCCATCATGGCTGTCACCGATGGTTTCGCGCCCTTCTCTTCGCAGGCGATTACTTTGACGGCGGGCCAGGTCAAGCGCATCGATATCTCGATGGCTATCCAGACTGAGCAACAGAATGTGGTTGTTACGGACGAGACTCCGACGGTAAGTGTCGATGCAGACAGCAATGCAAACAGCCTGGTGATCAAGGGCAAGGATCTGGAAGCGTTATCGGATGATCCGGATGAGCTCTCGAATGAGCTTTCAGCATTGGCTGGTCCATCGGCTGGTCCGAATGGCGGACAGATCTATATTGACGGCTTCAGCAATGGACAGTTGCCACCGAAGTCTTCCATTCGCGAGATTCGAGTAAACCAGAATCCTTACTCTGCGGAGTATGATCGTCTGGGCTTTGGCCGAATCGAAATTCTGACCAAACCCGGTACAGATAAATTGCATGGTCAATTCCTGATCCAGGGAAATGATAGTTCTTTCAATACCGGGAATCCGTTCACCAAGACCACAGAGCCGTATGACAGCTACCAGTACAACGGAACGCTGAACGGATCGCTTTCGAAGAAAGCCTCTTTTTTCGTGTCCGCCGAGCATAGGGCGATCAACAATCTAACCGTGTATGACACGCCTATCGGATCTGGAAGTATTTCAAACCCACGCTCGCGCACCAATGTTTCTCCGCGCATCGATCTCCAGTTGGGTCAGAAAAATACTCTGACGATGCGATATCAGCTCTTTAGAAACAGCGAGTCCGGTGAGCTTGGCGCGACGCAGACTCCGGATGGCGCAACTTCGGAAACATCCACCGATAACAACATTCAGATCAGCGATACGCAAATTATCAATGATCATATTGTGAATGAGACGCGGTTCCAGTATGAGCATTCGATCTCTTCCACCACTCCAGTCAGCAGTACTCCGACGATCAATGTAAACAATTCGTTTTCGACAGGTGGCGCTTCAGGGCAGTCAAGCCACGATCACACGGACAACCTGGAGTTTCAGAACTTGACGACGATGTCGCTTGGGAAACATGCCATCAAGTTTGGAACACGTCTTCGCGACTCTCGTGATGCAAATTCAGCAAACTCCGGCTTCAATGGGAACTTTACGTTTGACACTCTAGCCGATTATCAAAACGCGATCGCACATCCTACAACGGCAAATCCTTCGCAGTTGACCTATGCGACTGGTGTGCAGGGAGCGGTTGCAAATTTGTTTGACGCGGCGCTCTTCGTACAGGATGACTGGAAGTTCAACCGGAACCTTACACTCTCCGGCGGTCTGCGGTGGGAGTCGCAGAATCATGTCTCCGATCACAGCGACTGGGCGCCTCGCGTCTCAATGGCGTGGGCGTTGGACGGCAGACATGGGAAGCAGGCAAAAACAGTTTTGCGCGCTGGATACGGTATCTTCTACGACCGGATGCTGGTGCCTGATTTCCTGACGATCAATCGAGCCAGTATCCAGGAGCAATTCACCTTGGCTCCGCCTACAGACGGCAGCGATCCTACCTATCTTGCGAACTGCTTCCAGGCAAGCCAGACTACGTTCAACCCCACGACATGCGGTACCGGAACCGTAGCAGCTCGAAGCAAGTATGAAGTTGCACCGAATTATCGCTCGCCATATACGCAGCAATTTGGAGCAAGCCTTGAGCGTCAGGTTTCAAAGGCGCAGACTGCGACTCTGACGTATCTTCACTCGACCGGCGTGCATCAACTCGTGGAGATCAATGCGAACGCGCCGTACTTTCCCGACTACAACGCCGCGCTTGGAAACGTGTACCAGTTTTTCCCGGAAGGCGTATTCAAGCAGGATCAGCTCATCCTGAATACGAATGCCCGTTTCTCTCCTAACTTCAATGTGTTTGGTTTCTATACACTTAGTTTCGCAAATTCGAATGGAGCAGCGGGATCGACTGCATCCAACTCACTTAACCTCAGCCAGGACTACGGTCGGGCCGGTTTCGTTTCGCGGAACAGCCTGTTTCTAGTCGGGAGTTATTCTGGCCCGTGGGGCATTCGCTTCAATCCTTTTCTGGTTGCGCAGTCGGGTAAGCCATTCAACATCGTTGTTGCCAACGACCTGAATGGCGATACCTTCCGTAATGACCGGCCGGGACTGGTTGCATCTTCCAATTGCACACCTGACTCCATGCAATACAAACAAACATCGTATGGATGCCTCGACACAACTCCAGTGGCAGGCGAAAAGCTGATTGCAATGAATGCTGGAAACGGTCCGGCAGCAGTGGCAGTAAACCTGCGTGTCAGCCGCTCGTTTGGCATAGGGCCAAAGCTCGTAAAAGCCGATCCGAATGCGAATCAGGGTGGGCAGGGCGGTGGACCCCAAGGAGGCCGCGGTAATGGAGGCGGCGGTGGCGGACGCGGCGGACCAGGCGGTGGCTTTGGCCCCGGCGGATTCGGTGGTGGTGGGCGTGGTGGTCCGGGCGGAATGTTTGGGAGCACGGCGTCGAATCGCAGGTACAACTTGAACTTCAGTGTTCAGGCATTGAACTTGTTTAACAACATCGACTACGGCACACCGAACGGCACGGCCATCGCACCGGGAGTATTGGCCAAAGACAATACAACCGATATTTTTGGCAAGTCACAAAGTCTTGCGCAGGGTATATTCTCGCAAGGTTCCGCGGCGCGCCGAGTCTTTCTACAGGCAGTTTTCAGCTTCTAA